A stretch of the Uranotaenia lowii strain MFRU-FL chromosome 3, ASM2978415v1, whole genome shotgun sequence genome encodes the following:
- the LOC129752982 gene encoding uncharacterized protein LOC129752982 → MAAERRIKSLKLRLRSIETSFSLIRVFVDNFREDTQSIEVPVRLENLGVLWADFCKTQAELEAAEVDDPEVIDLQLKQRAQFETEYYRVKGFLLSVNKNNSAPCIQSSQSSAHFPASSQIRLPDVKLPVFNGTLEHWLNFHDLFISLVHSSSELSNIQKFYYLRSSLAGDALKLIQTIGLSANNYPVAWNLLVEHFQNPSRLKQAYIDSLFEFTPLKRESATDLHSLVEKFEANVRILKQLGERTEYWDVLLIRMLSIRLDAKTRRDWEEFASTHEATTFPDLVLFLQRRVTVLQSVSNVNLDTPSIPASKKPVYRAAVVSNGATQVSFRQCHACSEHHPLYQCSVFSKMTTEDKEKLVRRQQLCRNCLRKGHQARTCQSKNTCRKCRGKHHSQICSQDSVQAESNRSKTDLNAPKDPIPTGDECSSSLSAAVQRSPSGFRSHKVLLATAVINLVDDRGNTHPARALLDSGSECSFITEALSQKLKVQRNKVHLAISGIGQSSVQARCKLRATVHSRITEFSTVVELFVLPKLTLNLPSTTLNISKWNVPKGIRLADPVFYESHHIDVVLGADIFFELFKTSGRVPLGDSLPTLVNSVLGWVVSGKVSNFNNGSTVASNVATVADVYRLMQRFWAIEEDDSASCLSVEEAACENHFRRTVRRNSEGRYIVRLPLKEADSRIGDNRSIALRRFHMLEARLQQNSDLRSQYQDFMAEYLALGHMRRVDEVLHSNPQYYLPHHAVIRADSATTKVRVVFDASCKSSTGKSLNDALMVGPVIQDDLRAIILRTRINPVLLIADIKQMYRQILVDERDTPLQRILWRNSPDKSIGTFELKTVTYGTASAPFLATRTLQQLADDEKLHFPEGSKVLRKDVYVDDLVTSGSSPDEVTKIRNQLDQLCKRGGFEFRKFASNVEAVLDGISPERRALQSSVELAADQCIKTLGLHWEPSTDNLRFRIQVPDEPHNTVMSKRIALSQIAQLFDPLGLVGPVIVTAKIFMQTLWSLNSDDGKPWGWDQPLPASLASYWENYTSQLPSLSQLRIPRCIVVSNFETVQLHLFSDASEQAYGACAYFRSTDTAGNIAVGLLTAKSKVAPLKKRSIPRLELCGALEAAQLSKKISFAFGKTFPTFFWVDSTTVLAWLRSTPSNWTTFVANRVSKIQLATEGSTWNHVAGQQNPADHISRGIDADTLLACDLWWQGPEWLRSDQSFWPASSSNHTFDTQLEYRTAKSTVLTATIEPTFIDAYVARFSKFQTMLRVTAFCLRFSLTRRSPRNSRTFQPFLTSDEIRDAEHVLIRLVQAQEFSDYVAALEASKPTPVKSRLRWFTPFLDSSHLMRIGGRIDRSSLTYDAKHQILLPYQHRFSILLVECYHERHLHAAPQLLLGILRLRYWIIGARNLAKTVVHRCVICVRARPKLVEQFMAELPRERITATRPFTKTGVDYWGPILLKPPQRRAAPTKAFVAIFVCFSTKAVHIELVFDLTTAKFLQALRRFVSRRGPPSDMYSDNGRNFLGARNELKRLLKNPEYTNTVAAECTDLNIRWHFNPPRASHFGGLWESAINSAQKQFLRVVRDRPLAYDDMDTLLCQIECCLNSRPIVPLSDDPTDYEPLTPGHFLVGTALKSVPDENHAEVPFNYLRKWQQTQKLFQDIWRRWHLEYLATLEPRARWCNSPVSIQQNQLVLLKDDATPPIRWPTARVAEIHPGKDGITRVVTLQTPKGYCTRPVAKICLLPIASTPDESKPTAGAEQSTPDKIFEGIQPDPDCSSKL, encoded by the coding sequence ATGGCCGCCGAGCGCAGAATCAAGTCGCTCAAGTTAAGATTACGCAGCATTGAAACATCCTTCAGCCTAATAAGGGTGTTCGTCGATAATTTCCGAGAAGATACCCAGTCTATTGAAGTTCCGGTTCGGCTGGAGAATCTCGGAGTCCTATGGGCGGACTTCTGCAAAACTCAGGCTGAGTTGGAGGCCGCTGAAGTTGACGATCCGGAAGTCATCGATCTTCAACTCAAGCAGCGTGCTCAATTTGAAACGGAATATTACCGTGTCAAAGGATTTTTGCTTTCCGTCAATAAAAATAACTCGGCACCATGCATCCAATCTTCTCAGTCCAGTGCGCACTTCCCTGCGTCGTCTCAAATTCGACTACCCGACGTTAAACTGCCCGTATTCAACGGAACGCTCGAGCATTGGCTTAACTTCCACGACCTGTTCATTTCTTTAGTGCATTCTTCCAGTGAATTGTCTAACATACAAAAGTTTTACTATTTGCGATCCTCCCTGGCTGGAGATGCACTAAAGCTCATTCAAACAATCGGGCTCAGCGCTAACAACTATCCTGTTGCCTGGAATCTGCTCGTGGAACACTTCCAAAATCCATCACGTCTCAAGCAAGCGTACATCGATTCCCTTTTTGAGTTTACGCCATTGAAGCGAGAATCAGCAACCGATCTTCATTCCCTAGTAGAAAAATTCGAAGCCAACGTCCGAATTCTGAAGCAACTGGGTGAACGAACTGAGTATTGGGATGTTCTTCTTATTCGCATGCTGAGTATTCGACTTGATGCTAAAACACGAAGAGATTGGGAAGAATTTGCATCAACTCATGAAGCAACCACGTTTCCGGATTTGGTCTTGTTTCTCCAAAGAAGGGTTACGGTTCTGCAGAGCGTCAGCAATGTTAATCTGGACACTCCGTCCATCCCTGCGTCGAAAAAACCAGTATATCGAGCGGCAGTTGTCAGCAATGGGGCCACTCAAGTTTCGTTTCGTCAATGCCATGCCTGTTCTGAACATCATCCTCTCTACCAATGCTCTGTGTTTTCGAAAATGACCACCGAGGACAAGGAGAAGCTCGTGCGTCGCCAGCAGCTGTGTCGTAACTGCCTACGAAAGGGTCATCAAGCCAGAACCTGTCAGTCCAAAAACACCTGCCGTAAATGTAGAGGGAAGCACCATAGCCAAATTTGCAGCCAGGACTCCGTTCAAGCTGAATCTAACCGATCGAAAACTgatctcaacgcccccaaggatCCCATTCCCACCGGTGACGAATGTTCTTCATCATTGTCCGCGGCAGTTCAACGGTCTCCCAGTGGATTTCGCTCTCACAAGGTACTTCTCGCAACGGCCGTGATTAATCTTGTTGATGATCGTGGCAATACTCATCCAGCTAGAGCACTTCTCGACTCTGGAAGCGAGTGCAGTTTTATCACCGAAGCACTTTCTCAAAAACTCAAGGTTCAACGCAACAAGGTTCATCTGGCGATCTCTGGCATTGGCCAGTCATCCGTTCAAGCTCGCTGTAAACTTCGGGCCACCGTGCATTCCCGAATTACAGAATTCTCTACTGTTGTCGAACTGTTTGTGTTACCAAAACTTACCCTGAACTTACCATCCACGAcattaaatatttccaaatggAACGTGCCAAAGGGAATTCGATTAGCGGACCCAGTTTTCTACGAAAGCCATCATATCGATGTCGTTCTGGGGGCCGATATCTTTTTCGAACTATTCAAAACTTCCGGAAGAGTACCTCTCGGAGATTCTCTTCCTACTCTAGTGAATTCCGTTCTTGGTTGGGTAGTATCCGGAAAGGTATCGAATTTCAATAATGGTAGCACCGTAGCCTCCAATGTCGCAACTGTCGCAGACGTGTACCGCTTAATGCAACGTTTTTGGGCCATCGAAGAAGACGATTCAGCTTCCTGTTTGTCGGTTGAAGAGGCTGCCTGCGAAAATCACTTCCGCCGAACAGTTCGACGTAATTCGGAAGGCCGATACATAGTACGACTTCCTTTGAAAGAGGCCGATTCCAGAATTGGTGACAATCGCAGCATTGCCCTTCGTCGGTTCCACATGCTTGAGGCTCGCTTGCAACAGAATAGTGATCTACGGTCTCAATATCAGGACTTCATGGCGGAATACCTAGCCCTTGGACACATGCGGCGTGTAGACGAAGTTTTGCACTCCAATCCACAATACTATCTGCCTCATCATGCCGTGATTCGTGCTGACAGCGCCACTACCAAGGTGCGAGTCGTGTTTGACGCGTCTTGCAAGTCCTCGACAGGAAAATCCCTCAATGACGCGCTTATGGTCGGGCCAGTTATACAGGATGATCTACGAGCCATAATATTGAGAACCCGAATCAACCCAGTGTTACTGATCGCTGACATCAAACAAATGTACCGCCAAATCCTGGTTGACGAACGAGATACTCCGCTCCAACGAATTCTCTGGCGAAATTCTCCCGACAAATCCATCGGCACATTCGAGCTAAAAACTGTCACCTATGGCACTGCTAGTGCACCTTTCCTTGCTACCAGAACACTTCAGCAACTTGCCGACGATGAAAAACTGCATTTCCCGGAAGGCTCAAAGGTTTTGAGGAAGGACGTGTACGTGGACGATTTGGTAACCAGCGGAAGCTCTCCTGATGAAGTTACTAAAATTCGAAATCAACTGGATCAACTGTGCAAACGTGGAGGTTTTGAATTCCGGAAATTCGCATCGAATGTCGAAGCAGTTCTTGACGGCATCTCTCCGGAAAGACGTGCTCTTCAATCTTCAGTCGAGTTGGCGGCTGATCAATGTATCAAAACTCTCGGGTTGCACTGGGAACCATCGACGGACAATTTACGTTTTCGAATCCAGGTACCTGATGAACCCCACAACACGGTAATGAGCAAACGAATAGCCCTTTCACAGATCGCTCAGCTATTCGATCCCTTGGGTTTGGTCGGTCCAGTCATCGTCActgcaaaaattttcatgcaGACTCTGTGGAGTCTTAATTCGGATGACGGTAAACCCTGGGGATGGGACCAGCCACTGCCTGCCTCTCTCGCAAGTTATTGGGAGAACTACACTTCGCAACTACCATCCCTTAGCCAGCTGCGAATTCCACGTTGTATCGTAGTATCAAATTTCGAAACTGTTCAATTGCACTTGTTCTCTGATGCTTCCGAGCAAGCTTACGGTGCGTGCGCTTATTTTCGGTCGACCGACACAGCAGGCAACATTGCAGTTGGTCTGCTAACCGCAAAATCAAAAGTGGCTCCCTTAAAAAAGCGCAGCATACCCCGACTGGAGCTCTGCGGAGCACTCGAGGCTGCCCAACTGAGCAAAAAGATCTCCTTCGCCTTTGGGAAAACTTTTCCAACCTTTTTCTGGGTCGATTCCACTACCGTTCTAGCCTGGCTAAGGTCAACTCCATCCAATTGGACCACATTCGTTGCTAACCGGGTTTCCAAGATTCAACTCGCAACTGAAGGATCGACCTGGAATCACGTAGCCGGTCAGCAGAATCCAGCTGACCACATATCTCGAGGCATTGATGCAGATACGCTTCTCGCTTGTGACTTGTGGTGGCAAGGTCCTGAATGGCTCCGATCAGACCAAAGTTTTTGGCCAGCATCATCATCGAATCACACCTTCGATACCCAATTGGAGTATCGAACAGCAAAATCCACAGTTTTAACAGCCACAATCGAACCTACATTCATTGACGCTTATGTGGCAcggttttccaaatttcaaaccatGCTGCGCGTAACAGCGTTTTGCCTGCGCTTTTCTCTAACTCGTCGGAGTCCACGGAACTCCCGAACATTCCAGCCATTCCTCACTTCGGACGAAATTCGCGATGCTGAGCATGTCCTCATCCGGTTAGTACAAGCCCAGGAGTTCTCCGACTACGTCGCAGCCCTCGAAGCATCAAAACCAACTCCCGTCAAATCTCGACTGAGATGGTTCACTCCGTTTTTGGATTCCAGCCACCTCATGCGCATAGGAGGGCGCATCGACAGATCATCGTTGACCTACGACGCCaagcatcaaattctactcCCTTATCAGCATCGCTTCTCCATCTTGCTCGTCGAATGCTACCATGAGAGACATTTGCATGCAGCACCGCAATTGCTTCTGGGAATCCTGCGCCTCCGGTACTGGATCATAGGGGCCAGGAATCTGGCCAAAACTGTCGTCCACCGCTGCGTTATTTGCGTCCGAGCTCGCCCTAAATTGGTGGAACAATTTATGGCCGAGCTACCAAGGGAGCGCATAACTGCCACCCGACCATTCACGAAAACAGGCGTCGACTACTGGGGCCCGATTCTGCTTAAGCCTCCCCAACGTCGCGCAGCCCCAACCAAAGCGTTCGTAGCAATCTTCGTGTGCTTCAGCACAAAAGCTGTCCACATCGAGCTTGTATTCGATTTGACAACAGCAAAATTTCTTCAAGCCTTGAGACGCTTTGTTTCTCGTCGGGGTCCACCCTCCGACATGTACAGTGATAACGGTAGAAATTTCCTTGGGGCAAGAAATGAGCTAAAACGGTTGCTCAAGAATCCAGAATACACCAACACGGTAGCAGCCGAATGTACTGATTTGAACATCCGCTGGCACTTCAATCCTCCGAGGGCATCCCATTTTGGAGGGCTGTGGGAATCAGCAATTAATTCAGCTCAAAAGCAATTTTTGCGCGTGGTCCGCGATCGTCCGCTAGCGTACGATGACATGGACACCTTGTTGTGTCAAATAGAATGCTGTTTGAACTCTCGGCCAATCGTTCCTCTTAGCGATGATCCTACCGACTATGAACCACTTACACCGGGACACTTTTTGGTCGGCACTGCTCTTAAATCTGTTCCGGATGAAAATCATGCTGAAGTTCCGTTCAACTATCTCCGAAAGTGGCAGCAAACACAAAAATTGTTCCAAGATATTTGGCGGAGGTGGCACCTGGAATATTTAGCTACGTTAGAACCAAGGGCTAGATGGTGCAACTCACCTGTGTCGATACAACAAAATCAATTGGTGCTTCTCAAGGACGATGCAACTCCTCCGATTCGCTGGCCGACTGCTAGGGTAGCAGAAATTCATCCGGGAAAAGATGGCATCACCAGGGTGGTCACTCTCCAGACTCCTAAGGGCTACTGCACAAGACCGGTGGCTAAAATTTGTCTGTTGCCGATTGCATCAACGCCTgatgaatcaaaaccaacagcAGGAGCCGAACAATCAACACCAGACAAAATTTTCGAAGGAATTCAACCTGATCCCGACTGCAGCAGTAAACTATAA